A region from the Panicum hallii strain FIL2 chromosome 1, PHallii_v3.1, whole genome shotgun sequence genome encodes:
- the LOC112895929 gene encoding uncharacterized protein LOC112895929, giving the protein MQEVFRMSDLGLLSYYLGIEVHQSDSGITLRQAAYADKLLERGGMQDCNPALAPMESRLKLSKESNTLVINATEYRRIIGGLRYLVHPAGPGLCGRVPEPVHGVTT; this is encoded by the coding sequence ATGCAGGAAGTGTTCCGCATGAGCGATCTTGGCCTTCTCTCCTATTATCTCGGCATCGAGGTACACCAGAGCGACAGTGGCATCACGCTCCGTCAAGCCGCGTACGCCGACAAGCTTCTGGAGCGCGGCGGGATGCAAGACTGCAATCCTGCCTTGGCGCCCATGGAGTCCCGCCTCAAGCTGAGCAAGGAGAGCAACACTCTAGTCATCAATGCCACGGAGTATAGGCGGATTATTGGTGGACTCCGGTATCTGGTGCACCCGGCCGGACCTGGCCTATGCGGTAGGGTACCTGAGCCGGTTCATGGAGTCACCACATGA